GTGAAGTCACACATTGTAATGACAGGTCATTGGCTTTTGCGAAAGGAacgttacaaacaaaatatttgcagtacttataaaatttttcataaaattattcatcatcgtcatcacCATACATAACCTTTGTCCTTTCTTTTCTTCTCTTTGGCCAGCCTCTACCAGACTTGACCTGATACCTCTGTCGTCGACCGATATCAATACCGATAACCGATATCGTCGACccattttgtaaaattactactcattataaaatataattatacatttaatttcaaggaaaatcatttttactattgattataaaaatagtattttccaTTCTGCCTGGTGCCATCTTGTACAAAATGTGAATGATACTgaattaatatctaatattttcattatttctcAGTATGACAATACAGACATGCAGTCTCTCATCCATATGACGATTCCTCATTGGCACCCAGAACCTGGCATTGTCAGACTCTCTGATTTAATCTAGCCTCTATGCAAAATCTCACGCGTTTTGTCGTTGCATTTCAACAATGGCTAGCTTTACCACCGgatattaatacatatattattacatcCGAATTCTGTGAAACAAGTAGCCATCATAATATAGATATACCAAGTTAATGGTATTGTTATCATATCGGCGTAATTTATCATGAAAGTTAATCCTTTTGATGTGTATCACgaatatattaaaacagtaTGTTTTAGGGATTTCCGTTCCCTGAAGTCTTACACAAATATATGAACGTATTTGTTTAAGACTTATTTATTGAGACTGgcccttatttttttattttgaattagaaatatagaatacgtcttgacaaaaaaatatcctttttcttatttttcccGCGCAGGGATCTACTTCGCAACGAAATAGACATCAATAGTGAAGTCTCATGACTGTACCACGAAAATTATCACAAAAGAGTACCTAAAAAGTCAACAGCATTGAAATACTTACTTATTCTAAATCAGCAAAGCTTATTTTCGTAGAATTTTCCCGTCACTATCAAGCAGTTTACTGTAAGAATGCGTATATGTAATTTGTGGACATATGTTCCGTATTGGATACGGAACCCTTCGATTAAGGCTCCGCTGGTCGTCCgtatgtcaccaggctgtatctcataataAATAGACTGTTGAATTTTTCACTGACGAAGTACTTCTATTGCCGCTTTGACAACAAATGCTGTAAATCAAAAACGTATTAAGCACAACACTTGGAGTAGTCACAAATATTATGGACGAcggatattttttgaaaatatcttctttagcttaaaattttataagtacttCGGTTcagaataaatatgtttttgacgCCATCTTATAATGCGCATACGATACAATACATTATGGATTAGCAGGTTTTGTTCAAAGTTTTTAGATATAGGTATAGAGATCTTTTAAATCTCGAGCAATTATTTTTCGTAAAATGGAGAGCGCGATGTGTCGTGGtgacgtagtgtaggacgtcctcaggcacggtggagtgatgacttgcgcgagacggctggcaggagctggatgcgagaagccgaaaatcgatctcagtggcgtgcacttggagaggcctatgtccagcagtggacttcgataggctgatgatgatgtgtcGTGGgctcaatccccgcgtaggacaagtatttcaatgacccacgaatgcttatcctgagccTCGGTGTCTTTATGCACGTGACATAAATATGTGtcaagcataaaaaaaaacaattaacttataTTGTCGAATCAATCGCTCCTTTAAGTAAGATATTCATCATTTGAGCAAAGTTATGAGATAGGTCAATATAAAATTCCTGATTTCTTTTTACAATCTTTATCATAAACACTTGAAGGACCAAAAGAACATCACTAAAACATAAACGttacttgaaaaaaacataacatggTGAAAGTGACTTATTTATTGTGGAAGTTTAACGtcgaattttatatttacaaaagtttttcgTTTTATGGCTTCATTATATTTGCTCAGAACActaataaaacttaacattagCAGCTAAATACAGTGCCGCAATAATTTATAATGGGTTGTAAGTGCTTTAAAAGGTTATCCGAGGGATACCACATTAAATTGTACAATAgttgttatttgataaaatagatttatacacagaaattttgttaattttacatATCTGATTCATTTAAGCTATAATTTAAGGGTAGGGGTTTCCTCTATATATATACAGGCTTATTTATACTTAACTAGGTTTTGTTTGCGGTTTGACCTGGATGTCGGTTATGGCTGCAAAATCATTTCACTGCTTTATGTTGTCCGGTAAAAGTACCTAGCCATTGAGTTAAGATATCAGCTAATTTTTAACCAATTTTGATCGAAATCGATTTGTGAAGAGGtgaaaaatttataaacaaatattcaaataagcTCACATACTttcaagtttataattttaatgcaatttagcAATAACTCTAGTTGGGTTTGTTGTAAATAcctatttctattaaatatcgAAATAGAACTAAATATACACTTATTACAAAGcaacttttaataataagtgCATTATGTATTATGTAGCCACAGCCCGTACATCAGCCGTGAGTAATACACCTTCCTTAATCACGGCACACCACACGCGATGTGTGTTATCCCTGTAGATGTTTATCTTTAGTTCATAATTATCTACACCTGCTGATTCCCGGGCAATTATGTTCTTGTGTGTCTATATTACTAGTTCAAAACCTTTAATTTGCGTTCACAAAGCCTCCTGCTTAGCACCCTAGTACATGATTCTGTCAACATTGCTCGATTACACTGGACGAAAATAAGTTCAAGTGAGGAAAAAAtgcgaaaaaaataatacattaatatacaaactatctgttactagctgttgcccgtgacttcgtccccgtgggtagaagatataagttatgatttatacctgccttgtttttttcacattttccattgtatcttcgctcctattagtcgcagcgtgatggtttatagcctaaagccttcctcgatgaatggtctattcaacacaaaaataatttttcaatttggatcagtagttcctgagattagcgcgttcaaacaaacaaacaaactcttcagctttatatatattagtatagagtatagataagtaaaacctactttgttgtattttatatgtGTACGGTATTTTAGacgaatattattaaatagacCGGGCAAACCTTGACACCATTTATTCTCACCATCccttgaatataataaaaatatgaagcgTGGAGATTGATTGTCGTTGTATGCTGAAGAGCGAGTGTAGGTGAAGTCGCGTTCCAATATCGAAGTGGAAACTCTTTGACTGCACCCGAGATACCTTAATGACGTACACTTTTTAatgatacatacatacatacttgtAATTATAGTGTAcacttgataaaataaattggagaTAAATTTGGTTCTGAAGTAATACAGGCTCATAAATTGGAGATACATTTCGTAGTATTTTATACGCGATAATACATATAGATTAAATTGGAAACGTCAGATTATAATGAACCAATAGTTGTGAGAATTTAGTGGctgaatattttacttaaatctaTGTTATGCTTCTAAGAATGCAGGTGCTTCCAAGAGTAATATGGTTCTATTGAAACAGGTTGAGTTAGTGTGAACGTCAAGGCCAATTGCATATATTTTCTTGTCATATAACCGCAGCAGATAAATTAGTTGCGTTCAGTTACTATACTATGGTCTCACTGCTAAGAGGGATAGTCTTCAAATAACCTTGGTAAGTCGGAGAAGATGGAGTAACTGATAACtctatagataaataaaaaaaagaaacagtacTTACAGTACTATTTACTAGAGAAAGCAACATTTGTCAAAATTTCGTCAATATTTTGACTAAAGACTGTGTTGAAAGAAAtacaaagttaattataaacagCAAAAAACAGGTTCTTTTCAAAATAACCCCATCGTTCCCAAACCACCTCATTTCACAGTAGATATTGGTACAAATAATTTCACCATTTTCACAAAAgcgattaattttaattaataagtttgcACACTAATGGGAATTAATTTACGTATTTGTTATGCGCATCAACGTCGGTAATTAAATCGGCTGCCAAAACAGTGCACTTTATTATCATAACAAAAGTCGTAATACAATACTTTCGATTTCATTATTACCCTTTTAGAACAGGACAGAGCTATACAGGTATGTATCTCTATCTCTTTCACTCGATAGATTTAATTTTACGTGACAACGTAGTGTTGCAATATTGATGGTGACGTGTAAATGTGACATATTCGATATAATTTAATTCGTCAACGTGTTATTTGCAAGGCTGTAGTATTTTGATATCgataatttaatcatttgtaTAATGTTATTCTATCAAGTAGTTTGGGGTCTAATGAATAgagttaataaacatttaatttaaataaatgttatattctGAATTTTCTAAATGgtataatgaaatttgttatgtgtgaacgTGTCTACCATGGTTTTTCATTCGTGAAGCGAAGTCAAACAACCTTTTCATGCACATACggttatgtataaatatttaaccgGAATATATTAAGGGAACATCCGTCAAACAGAAACAAAGAAGGCTGTATTATTTAAGACAACGTCACCCTCATTCTCCgcaatcaattataaaatatcatGCCCTAATAATTGCGAGTATAAAGGGAAATGAACACaaagtataataatacttttCTTAGCTTTGTGAACGTTTCTTATAGGCGAAGGAATATTCATAAAGCTGTTTGTAGAGTAATTCAGAGCAGGAAATAAGAGTGCAACTCTCCATGTTCAGCGACAAACGTGCTGTAGTTTGTGATACAAACTGTAATTAACATGTTGAAGAAggttattttagttataaaaatgtacCAAGGAGGTTTTACTATAGTTTTCTCTCAGGCTGAGAGCTCATCTGTGAGACTACCAACTGATTCCATATGGCGGACTTGCGGCTGCTAGATTAAGCTGTGTACCATATAGTTAGGCTGTATTTCAGGGGGTAATTCTACCTATTAAATTTCGATTGTGCGGCAGTAGCAAAAGGAAATAGAGCGTTACATGGCGTCTCTATGCTAGCAAGTTCTTTGCTCGTAATGTCGTAATAAGGCGTGTCGTCGTTTAATGGGTACTACGATCAATGTAGTCATTCCTAAAtcgaaaaataatgttttgtttttctattgaaTTATTTGACGACGATTTTCATAATACTTAGACGTAGACAAAATTAGaaagccttttttatttttatttgaaaatcacTCGATCATTATTTACGACAAGATATCTATTATATCATGATATTGGAAAATTTAGAGAGTCTTTAGAGTGCGATCTAATATTTCCGATCTCAAGGGACTTTCACCCTTGAAATAGGTTAAAGGTACAACTTTAATAATCTCATAAATCTTAATACAAAGTTATAATCAGCCACGCTTAATAATTTtaccaagtaaaataaatatttctccCGGTAGTTGACACTTGTGCAAAACAGAAGTCTGAAATACAAAACTCATGACTTCCTAGTTATCATAATAGAATTTTAGATTAAAACGATGTtgagaaaaaatacatacagtaATCTATGTTCGTAAATATCGAAGTACTTTTCTCTTTTGATACATATCACATAAATATGTATGGATATTGTAAGAAACTGATCTTTTTCCTCCTTCACAGGGCACTGATTGAGTCCATTACAATCCACTTACTATTTACGACTTGTAAAAACGATTCTCACATGGCTCCGTAAGATTTCTGCGGGATACCAAAGGTTTATTCTACTTATGTTGACATAAGTAATACTAACCATCTAGAAAAGCAAAAGAAACCCGGTACAATACCAGTCTGAGTCGCGATACTGAAGGTGTCGTAATaggctaaataaatataaatttgcaTTAAATTTATGACCAACATTGCTTCACATTTGTCGTTATAAAGGTAACGAAAAAAGGTCAGCTGTAGAATGTCAATTCTAGCCAATACGGTTCAGGAGATACAGGTTACAGATaggtaacagacagacagacagctgaGTCTTAGAAATGCGCTTCCGTACCCAAAGTTAAAAAACGGAGCTCTGAAAAAGAAATCTGTAGGTAATTTAAGTCATTGAACATAATTCCAGTATATTCAATAATggatacataattatatatctCATTACTATCTATCAAAAGGCAATAAAACATACAAAGTCAAAGCGTAATGGAATACCTCACCTCTGACCGGTAATGAGATGCTCATTTTCTATACGTTTCAAAGGGAACTTCTATTTCCGTTATTGACAGGAAGAAAATAGCTGtcattataaattcaaagtGAATGTACAAAGGAATGAAGGTAATAACAGGTTGTGTTACACCTAACATCCAGTCCAATAAGTTTGGAGGCCTTTGTGAAGTGTTTAATGTTAGGGTAAGAGGGTCTCGGGTCACAAGTGGAACAAAACGTATGCGGACTGGTCAACCATGTAGCTTTATCGACGGCCGTTGTGAATTAcgaccaataaaaataaaacgcgagagctatataaataaaaagttattaaaacacACATTATCGTATAATTTTAAACCTTTTGAAAATCTTAGACAGACATTTGTATTGGAGTAACTAAGTCACCGTTTGGTTCACTTACAGTTTAAAAGTCGGCCTTAAGTGATATGATGTCACTGTCAGTGTGAAttggaatgtagagacaaacaGACATTTTAGAACGTCACTTAGGAAAGGGTCGTTTGTGAACACGGCTCTTATATTTGCTAGTGTAACATTTATATGAATCTTTCTGTTTCCATTCATAACAAAGAATTCACAATCCttgcatttttgtttcaaaaactgAAGATTAACAAGACCATTGAgatttattgagtttttttgAGAGTTTGTATTGCATTGTCATACGGTAATAATGACTTAAGTATAGGGATCGTTCTGTTCCTCTCGAGAAGAGGGTTTTGTACAACCGTGTAAGACTATAATCTCAGATTCAAGATTTCTTTTCAGTCAGTTTGAAACAGAAATGTCGACTTAAAAAAGGAAGAGCCCGGTGACGAATTTTACCCTTTATTATATGATAGATTTGGCATGGACTTGTCACAATTCTATCTCTGGTACCCAATCCCTTagataaatagaatattgaaaacggcagacattttttaaattaagatcgttaaaatataaatatttaattatttccgcTGGaggtattttttacaatatttttgagacttttataatatttttgagactttttataatacttttgagattttttataatatttttgagattttttataatatttttgagtcTCAATTTACTGGTTTACAATTTGATATCTTTTGAGAAGATACTGCTTTGTTTGTGAACATTATTTTGACGTCCGTTTCCGCCGGACCGTCTGTACCGGATGCTAAGCCAAGCAACCAACTTCACGCTTACAGcttaatacaaaatacttttactgTAGTGATTGcacttgtttatatttattacaataaagaaatgttaatgttcaacattcatcatcattattttcattcaaaatcattaatttacttCTGACGCGAGACTTATCAACGCCTTTTGTAGGCGTCATGGTCGGTCACAAATagacacaaatttaaaaaagattcatTTCAATGTCAACCAataggttataaatcaaaactgGTAAAAAAATCACCTTTATTTTTGCCTAAGATTCAAATTTTAAGAAGCGATTAATTTTTCAACGCTAATCTGTCTATCGTCGGCTTATCAAAGGTTCTAACACAATTATACACTCATTATGAATGTAATTACTGTTTAAGATAAAATCGAGGGCATTCGTTTACCTTAAATATAAGATTCTTGGCCacttataatatttgattatattgaaaaagaaaacgaaaatcAGAATACGTGAAAAGTGTCACGCAATAAGTCACTTAACGTAATACGAATAGTTACGTCATGAAACATGAACGTATGGGTTCTCACAAAATGTTAGGTTCCATTTGAATTGCACGTAAGGGAGCCGTAAAGATAATTATAACAACATAAACTGAGTTTAAATAATCAAGGTCCGCCCGCCTAGGGATGCGAAGCAATCAAGAAACGAAGGTCAGATTTGAATAGTGTTGGTTAATTTGGCTCCTCTGGCCAATATAAGTTTGGCAAATAATTCCCTGAGGTATTTAAAAACGGTTTAGATAATACCTGAAGTGTTAATTGCTGAAGATTGTGGGGTTACGTAACTGTCCGAGACACCCTTTCGTTAAACCACGTTTATCATTGAGCGTGACACATCCCTTCTTCAcgtattataaacgcgaatgcgatagatgtttgttactctctAGACCTGGATATAGGCAAGCTATAACTACATAAAATGATATGGAAAacctttttacattaaatatagatataagTTGACATATTCTCCAACGTGTTAAGAATAGAAAACCTTTGAACTTCAAGTTTCTTCAAGATCGACGACGATTACATCGACTAATCAACTTGACTCTTTGAGTCAGaacgattatttttaaaggaaatgataaattttattaagtttttaagaaacatatttatccgtatatttttaaaagaaatacattttcttgtaatttaataacaaaactttatatCTGAGCAATTGTagaaaacagtttatttaaaatagatcgTATATCTACTGGAGAACAGGTTGCAAcaattaagtttatataatactaCTTGACAACTTTTGTATGAACCTGAGCCATCGCGATTACACTACAGAAACTACATGACAAAAAATGAGTACACCtccaaatgaaaaatattttgaaaaagtgaCCTGTtaccattattatttcattacacTTCTTTATTTAACCAAATTGCCTGTTTTTTGGCATGTTCTAAGCTTATTGTTTTTAGCACCTCCTATGGAGTACACTTGTAAAGGTGCGACGAACGGTGTTGACCAGTGCCCTTGTGATGAGCCGGTGTGGAATACGAGTGTGTTCACGAAGACCATGCAGACCAAGTTCAACTTGATATGTGAGAACAAGTGGCTGTTTAGTTTCTCGCAGAGCATGCTGTTTGTGGGTACGCTGTTGGGTGCTTTGTCATTTGGATTTTTGTCCGACAAGTATGGACGCTTGTTGTCTTTCACGATTAGTTGTTTGATAGTTTCCTTGGCGGGCACTCTGTTGGTGTTCATGCCCACAGCTCCTACGTTCATCTTGGTGCGCTGCATCGAAGGCTGGGGTGTCGGGGGCTCCATCGTTACCGCCTACGTCCTGCTCGTCGAGTACTGCGGGAAAGGCTATCGGGAAATGGTGACAGCCCTCTACCACATCCCAATCAACATAAGTCATTTGTCACTGGCCGGTATATCATATTTCCTTAGGAATTGTGACCACTTTATGCTGGCCATATCAATCCCAACAATCTTGTGCGTCTTTTTATATTGCCTCACCTATGAATCCCCAAAATGGTTGATTGATAACGAAAAGTATGCAAGAGCTACATTTGTGATGCAAAAGATTGCTAAATTCAATGGAGATTCGCCAGAAGAAATGAAAGCTGAAATGGAAGCATATT
The window above is part of the Trichoplusia ni isolate ovarian cell line Hi5 chromosome 11, tn1, whole genome shotgun sequence genome. Proteins encoded here:
- the LOC113498748 gene encoding solute carrier family 22 member 3-like, which encodes MSTPPNEKYFEKVTCYHYYFITLLYLTKLPVFWHVLSLLFLAPPMEYTCKGATNGVDQCPCDEPVWNTSVFTKTMQTKFNLICENKWLFSFSQSMLFVGTLLGALSFGFLSDKYGRLLSFTISCLIVSLAGTLLVFMPTAPTFILVRCIEGWGVGGSIVTAYVLLVEYCGKGYREMVTALYHIPINISHLSLAGISYFLRNCDHFMLAISIPTILCVFLYCLTYESPKWLIDNEKYARATFVMQKIAKFNGDSPEEMKAEMEAYYAENNRTKHTKISFWEIFKYRKLTVYLLCMSLIYFTCGMGYYGVSQFIGKMSGDIHKNVAISGAVLIPGTIASAFLLKRLGRRTFLMTTTFLSGVGMIVVICIPKHLASVRVAMACVCNCFFFMSFIIVFLYGVELFPTSIRNSVLGFLSVLSRVGQIVAPPINALPETVSGAIFGAMAIIGSLLCYPLPETKNMELPTCLEDTNNLPRGIPTG